The window GACTCTTCGTTGATCACGCGAGGGCCACGGGTGTAATCGCCGTATTCTGCGGTATTGCTGATTACCCGGCGCATCTCTTTGAGCCCGCCCCTGTGAATAAGATCGACGATGAGCTTCATCTCATGGCAAACTTCAAAGTAGGCGATCTCCGGCTGATAACCTGCATCAACCAGCGTCTCAAAGCCAGCCTTGATCAGGGCGGAAACGCCGCCGCAGAGGACAGCCTGCTCGCCGAAAAGATCGGTCTCGGTTTCCTCAGCAAATGTCGTCTCCAGCACGCCCGCCCGGGCAGAGCCTATTCCGGCGGCATAAGCCAGCGCCAATTCCCTGGCCTTACCGGAGGCATCCTGGTAAACGGCTAAGAGCGCCGGAATACCCACTTTTTCGACGTAAAGCTGCCGCACCATGGTGCCCGGTCCCTTGGGGGCAATCATGGTAACATCGACATCGGCCGGAGGCACAATCTGATTGAAATGGATATTGAACCCATGAGCGAACATGAGCATCTTGCCCGCGGTGAGATTCTTCTCTACCGACTCGTGGTAAATTTTGGCCTGCAAAGTATCGGGGACAAGCATCATGATAATATCCGATGCGGCGGATACCTCATCAGCAGTTCCGACCTTGATCTTTGCCGCTTTTGCCCGCTTCCACGGTTCGCTCTCGGGAACCTCGGCAACCATCACTTTGCAGCCGCTATCCTTCAGATTCTGGGCATGCGCATGTCCCTGGCTGCCAAATCCGATGATGCCAATGGTTTTTCCTTTGAGCAAACTGAGATCTGCATCCTTCTCGTAATAAATTGTAGCCATATCTCCTCCTAATTATGATTTAATCCCTTGTATTAAAATCGGACAAAAACAGACCCCTCGAAAGCGGGATTCCGTTTTCTTCCTCTTTATCCCTAACCCCGGCAGGGGAATATCCCTGCTCATCACCCTCAATTCTGACAACCTTCAGGATTGTTCTGACTCTTGCCTCCAGAGCGGTCCGAGAGTCCCTCTGGTGATGGCAATAAGACCCGTGCGAGCCACCTCGATAATGCCAAAACCCCGGAAAAGCTCAATAAGGGAATTCACCTTGTCATCATCGCCGGAGACCTCTACCATGATGGATTCCGGGTTTATGTCAACCACATGGGCCCGAAAAACATCGGTGGCGATCTGGATGATCTCGCTTTGCGTTTCAG of the Dehalococcoidia bacterium genome contains:
- the ilvC gene encoding ketol-acid reductoisomerase, whose translation is MATIYYEKDADLSLLKGKTIGIIGFGSQGHAHAQNLKDSGCKVMVAEVPESEPWKRAKAAKIKVGTADEVSAASDIIMMLVPDTLQAKIYHESVEKNLTAGKMLMFAHGFNIHFNQIVPPADVDVTMIAPKGPGTMVRQLYVEKVGIPALLAVYQDASGKARELALAYAAGIGSARAGVLETTFAEETETDLFGEQAVLCGGVSALIKAGFETLVDAGYQPEIAYFEVCHEMKLIVDLIHRGGLKEMRRVISNTAEYGDYTRGPRVINEESREEMWNILEEIQDGTFARQWILENQAGCPGFTAMRRMEAEHEIEEVGAELRSMMPWLK